In Marinicauda algicola, one DNA window encodes the following:
- a CDS encoding flagellin, whose amino-acid sequence MALSVHTNTSAMIALQNLNKTNSQMQDVQQKINTGLKVSGAKDNSSVFAVAQGMRADIGALGSVQTSLDRAVSIGDVALAAGEAISDLLIEMREKATAAMDPSIDTFSRQAYDGDFKALLEQVQTVLANAEFDGANILNGSITGGIAFLADGDAARTVTLGSQDMSVSGSIITISSTASLGSATLAGNVVSAIQTSLDNVNQALADLGSDLKKIESHRTFVGKLIDKLNEGVGNLVDADLAKESARLQALQVKQQLGVQALSIANSEPQIILSLFGR is encoded by the coding sequence ATGGCGCTGAGCGTCCACACCAACACCTCGGCGATGATCGCCCTGCAGAATCTGAACAAGACAAACTCGCAGATGCAGGACGTCCAGCAGAAGATCAACACCGGCCTGAAGGTCTCCGGCGCGAAGGACAACTCCTCCGTCTTCGCCGTCGCGCAGGGCATGCGGGCCGATATCGGCGCGCTCGGCTCGGTGCAGACCTCGCTCGACCGGGCGGTCTCGATCGGCGACGTCGCGCTCGCAGCGGGCGAGGCCATCTCCGACCTTCTCATCGAGATGCGCGAGAAGGCCACCGCGGCGATGGACCCGTCCATCGACACCTTCTCCCGCCAGGCCTATGACGGCGACTTCAAGGCCCTGCTCGAGCAGGTCCAGACCGTGCTCGCCAACGCCGAGTTCGACGGCGCCAATATCCTCAACGGCTCGATCACCGGCGGGATCGCCTTCCTCGCGGACGGGGACGCGGCGCGCACCGTGACGCTCGGCTCCCAGGACATGTCGGTGTCGGGCTCGATCATCACCATCAGCTCGACCGCCTCGCTCGGCTCGGCGACGCTCGCCGGAAACGTCGTCTCGGCGATCCAGACGAGCCTCGACAACGTCAACCAGGCCCTGGCCGATCTCGGTTCGGACCTGAAGAAGATCGAATCCCACCGCACCTTCGTGGGCAAGCTGATCGACAAGCTCAACGAGGGGGTCGGCAATCTCGTCGATGCCGACCTCGCCAAGGAAAGCGCGCGGCTGCAGGCCTTGCAGGTCAAGCAGCAGCTCGGTGTGCAGGCGCTCTCGATCGCCAACTCCGAGCCGCAAATCATTCTGTCGCTCTTCGGGCGATAG